A part of Bacteroidia bacterium genomic DNA contains:
- a CDS encoding DUF3500 domain-containing protein, which produces MNKLTFLLISLFFTVMATLVGCKPSSSTQQSDTLTVEHATMHAMTHAAEDFLASLSEEQKAQATFSFDHEEKYNVNFVPIERKGLPLRDMSEDQRKKAMDLLNTVVSDEGYRKATSIIQLEEVLRVIEGLEPGGPRRNTELYFVSIFGTPSHDEPWAWRFEGHHLSLSFSSVTRQVSATPAFMATNPAIVLDGPKKGTEVLKKEQDLARALIKSLDAGQQAKAIIAPEAPADIITGTKRKASLEAFEGITWGEMNEGQQAALWELMNVFLDNMETDIADTQRAKIEKAGKENLYFAWMGGIEPGDAHYYRIHGPVTLIEYDNIQNNANHIHTTVRDLENDFGEDLLRRHYEQSPHPHE; this is translated from the coding sequence ATGAACAAGCTTACCTTCCTCCTCATAAGCCTTTTTTTCACTGTAATGGCAACACTGGTTGGCTGCAAACCCTCCAGTTCAACCCAACAATCCGACACCCTTACCGTCGAACACGCTACCATGCATGCAATGACCCATGCGGCAGAGGATTTTTTGGCGTCCCTGTCAGAAGAACAGAAAGCCCAGGCGACTTTCTCCTTTGATCATGAAGAAAAATACAATGTTAATTTTGTTCCGATTGAAAGAAAAGGCCTTCCGCTCCGGGATATGAGCGAAGATCAGCGCAAAAAAGCCATGGATCTGCTCAATACCGTGGTCAGCGATGAAGGTTACCGCAAAGCTACCAGCATCATCCAACTTGAAGAAGTGCTCCGCGTCATCGAAGGACTGGAGCCCGGAGGACCGCGCCGCAATACAGAATTGTACTTTGTGTCAATTTTCGGCACCCCTTCTCACGACGAACCCTGGGCCTGGAGATTTGAAGGACATCACCTGTCGCTCAGTTTTTCGAGCGTAACACGGCAGGTATCCGCCACACCCGCCTTTATGGCTACCAATCCGGCGATTGTGCTGGATGGCCCCAAAAAGGGAACCGAAGTACTGAAAAAAGAGCAGGATCTCGCCCGCGCCCTGATCAAAAGTTTGGACGCAGGCCAGCAGGCAAAAGCCATTATCGCACCAGAAGCACCTGCCGACATTATCACCGGCACCAAACGCAAAGCCAGTCTCGAAGCCTTTGAGGGCATCACCTGGGGCGAGATGAATGAAGGACAGCAGGCTGCACTGTGGGAATTGATGAATGTATTCCTCGACAATATGGAAACAGACATTGCTGATACGCAGCGGGCAAAAATAGAAAAAGCCGGAAAAGAAAACCTCTACTTCGCGTGGATGGGCGGAATCGAACCCGGCGATGCACACTATTACCGCATCCACGGCCCTGTTACCCTGATCGAATACGACAATATCCAAAACAACGCCAACCACATCCACACGACCGTCCGCGACCTGGAAAACGACTTCGGAGAAGATTTACTGCGGAGGCATTACGAGCAAAGTCCGCATCCGCATGAGTGA
- a CDS encoding discoidin domain-containing protein, producing the protein MVISGMIFPPKILDYGLDTPSATGTFLGHIFPEETPSSSSSWTAAEAYPNLTFTDPVQMLEMPHSTKFMIVGKQGRLWTFDKKDTATTSKTTILNIENQVITEDDAGLLGAAFHPQFGQTGNPNQAYIYTFYRAHGPTLQGQLAYLVLSRWNFNFTTQVIDPTSEYILIKQFDRNEWHNGGGMFFDNEGYLYLSIGDEGGAYDQYDDGQKIDKGLFSGVIRIDVDMNPSRSHPIRRQPVNPGPPPAGWPGSFTQGYYIPDDNPWQSPDGTILEEFFAIGLRSPHRMAIDTTTGEIWVGDVGQDTREEVSIVPKGGNLQWPYREGSLGQNLIGNLKPKPNPLIGTEKTPVFDYPRSEGNCVIGGFVYRGEKWNTVLGGKYIFGDHGQRTVWTLDYDETSGISEVNYLTTVPYFGEGNKSGISAFATDSVGEVYVLKLFGTNLDGGKIFKLVPQAISPEPPALLSETGAFTDLANLTTKDGLIPYTVNSPLWSDGAHKKRWVAIPNDGAFDSQAEQVTFSENGNWLFPDGTVFVKHFEIPLDENNPSVVRRLETRFLIRQQGGGVYGITYKWNKEGTEATLLSDKDTIQYTITHSNGDVSHRVWTIPSRANCMSCHNDNAGNVLGLRTHQLNGELTYPSSGVSDNQLRTWNHLDIFSNPITEAQIAGYAKSVPITDTSATPEHRVRSYLDANCSHCHQPNGAGANFDARFTTPLNQQRLVNGSLQGNYEITGQAVIKPKDPTRSILYIRDKSTGFNAMPPLAKSVVDTQYISVLKEWILSLDPGCEPAPVPDSQIRLHFADSEAAGSGHTADKAFDGDYDTFWQTEFATGSPAHPHELQLDLSEPKQITGFRYYPRQDGAPDGTIANYEFYLSENGTDWGAPAAVGEFVITGTEAEVSFNPKTARYVRLVALSEVDGNPWTSVAELDILAKTGECSSPGATSADLQLWLKGSSGISAANTWDDQSGKGYHFNIIRGNPQYLPGKINFNGAIAFDKTDGEDALGMYGGPDIRSFFIVYNHTSKNEWETPFTNNHVDGIFHGDDTNTPDVFNNIWTPAISKNGENYVDGTRTDLLNHARPSTMEIHSRILQANESGAFNYFAGIDRNFDGRGMTGNIAEVIAFNAPLSLPERQRVETYLAIQYGISLSHNYYASDWDGSSGTTVWNVGEGYDYRITGIGKDFYSALDQRQSKGQGPVEIYHGNVGGIFPASNQENPHSFPEDRSFLIWGDDNGSINTLGKTIYGGENKTLNRVWKVQNTGNTGLVTVRIAKNALPANVSAIYINNQQETTFPAGPNTKVYTLTSGSDYLSTPVIFSDGDIFTFGDGEGELFPVEWLDLQVIQDGENALLQWVTARETESEYFSVERSTGSANFTEIGRVEASGTTSALSTYWYSDEEIFRLHAEVLYYRIRQINRDGTYALSNTKALYPLQTEQPLTLRIIPNPAEDHAILNIQTIKTQLLQAEVFTAGGQLLYHYRKPDPKSEEILSLPVHQWASGVYLVRIDNGWDIVTQKLLIRPQK; encoded by the coding sequence ATGGTGATCAGCGGCATGATTTTCCCGCCCAAAATCCTTGATTACGGGCTTGATACGCCATCAGCTACCGGAACCTTTCTCGGTCATATCTTCCCCGAAGAAACGCCATCAAGTTCATCTTCATGGACAGCCGCAGAGGCCTATCCCAACCTCACCTTTACCGATCCCGTGCAAATGCTGGAAATGCCCCATTCCACAAAATTTATGATTGTGGGCAAACAAGGCAGGCTGTGGACATTTGATAAAAAAGACACCGCCACCACCAGCAAAACCACTATCCTCAATATTGAAAATCAGGTCATCACCGAAGATGATGCGGGGCTGCTCGGCGCTGCTTTTCACCCGCAGTTTGGGCAGACCGGCAATCCCAATCAGGCTTATATCTATACCTTCTACCGTGCCCATGGCCCGACCTTACAGGGACAACTCGCCTACCTGGTTCTCTCCCGATGGAATTTCAACTTCACCACACAGGTCATTGATCCCACATCTGAATATATCCTCATCAAACAATTTGACCGAAACGAATGGCACAATGGCGGGGGAATGTTTTTTGACAATGAAGGATATCTCTACCTATCCATCGGCGATGAAGGCGGCGCTTATGACCAGTATGATGATGGGCAAAAAATCGACAAAGGGCTGTTTAGCGGGGTTATCCGTATTGATGTGGACATGAACCCCAGCCGAAGCCACCCGATTCGAAGGCAGCCGGTCAATCCAGGCCCTCCTCCGGCTGGCTGGCCCGGCAGTTTCACACAGGGGTATTATATCCCCGACGACAATCCCTGGCAGTCGCCAGACGGCACAATTCTCGAAGAATTTTTTGCCATCGGTCTTCGCAGTCCCCACCGAATGGCAATAGATACCACCACCGGTGAAATCTGGGTCGGAGATGTAGGACAGGATACCAGAGAAGAAGTGAGCATTGTGCCTAAAGGCGGAAACCTTCAGTGGCCCTACCGCGAAGGAAGTTTAGGACAAAACCTGATCGGCAACCTTAAGCCCAAACCCAATCCCCTGATCGGAACAGAAAAAACGCCCGTTTTTGACTACCCACGCAGTGAGGGAAATTGTGTAATCGGCGGGTTTGTGTACCGGGGAGAAAAATGGAATACCGTCCTTGGCGGAAAATATATTTTCGGCGACCACGGGCAACGCACGGTGTGGACCCTCGATTATGACGAGACTTCAGGGATTTCAGAGGTCAATTACCTTACCACCGTGCCCTACTTCGGAGAAGGAAATAAAAGCGGAATCTCTGCCTTTGCCACCGATTCGGTGGGGGAAGTGTATGTGCTGAAACTATTTGGCACAAACCTCGACGGTGGGAAAATATTCAAACTTGTGCCCCAGGCCATTTCCCCCGAACCCCCCGCTTTGCTGTCAGAAACAGGCGCTTTTACAGACCTCGCCAATCTCACCACAAAAGATGGGCTGATTCCCTATACCGTCAATTCGCCACTATGGTCTGATGGCGCCCATAAAAAAAGATGGGTGGCAATTCCCAATGACGGGGCGTTTGATTCGCAGGCAGAACAGGTAACCTTCTCAGAAAACGGCAACTGGTTATTCCCCGACGGAACCGTTTTTGTCAAACATTTCGAAATTCCCCTCGACGAAAACAACCCTTCTGTTGTGCGCAGACTGGAAACTCGTTTTCTGATCCGGCAGCAGGGAGGCGGCGTGTATGGCATTACTTACAAATGGAATAAAGAAGGAACAGAAGCCACTTTACTCTCTGATAAAGACACCATTCAATACACCATTACGCACAGCAATGGCGATGTCAGTCACCGGGTTTGGACCATTCCCAGCCGGGCAAACTGTATGTCGTGCCACAACGACAACGCCGGTAATGTACTCGGGCTCCGCACCCATCAGCTCAACGGAGAACTTACCTACCCATCTTCAGGTGTTTCAGACAATCAGCTGCGCACATGGAACCATCTGGACATTTTTTCCAACCCCATAACCGAAGCCCAGATCGCCGGATATGCGAAGTCTGTACCCATCACAGACACCAGTGCCACACCCGAACACCGGGTGCGCTCCTATCTCGACGCCAATTGTTCCCACTGCCATCAGCCCAATGGCGCAGGAGCAAATTTTGATGCGCGTTTTACCACCCCGCTGAATCAGCAGCGGCTGGTCAATGGTTCGCTCCAGGGCAATTATGAAATCACTGGCCAGGCAGTGATCAAACCCAAAGACCCGACACGCTCCATCCTATATATCCGCGATAAAAGCACAGGCTTTAATGCTATGCCACCCTTGGCAAAAAGCGTGGTGGACACACAGTATATTTCGGTACTGAAAGAATGGATACTCAGCCTTGACCCCGGCTGCGAGCCGGCACCCGTTCCTGATTCGCAGATCAGGCTCCACTTCGCTGACAGCGAAGCAGCAGGTTCAGGCCATACTGCCGACAAAGCCTTTGACGGAGATTACGACACCTTCTGGCAAACGGAGTTTGCAACCGGTAGCCCAGCGCATCCGCATGAACTGCAACTCGACCTCAGCGAACCCAAACAAATCACCGGATTTCGCTATTACCCGAGACAGGATGGCGCTCCGGATGGAACGATTGCGAATTATGAATTTTATCTCAGCGAAAACGGAACCGATTGGGGAGCCCCCGCGGCGGTAGGAGAATTTGTCATCACCGGAACAGAAGCAGAAGTCAGTTTTAACCCCAAAACTGCGCGATATGTGCGTCTGGTTGCACTTTCTGAAGTTGATGGCAACCCATGGACATCCGTCGCAGAACTCGATATTCTGGCTAAAACCGGCGAATGCAGCAGCCCGGGTGCCACCTCAGCCGACCTTCAGCTTTGGCTGAAAGGAAGTTCGGGAATCTCAGCAGCGAATACCTGGGATGACCAGAGCGGAAAAGGCTATCATTTTAATATTATCAGAGGGAATCCGCAATATTTGCCCGGAAAGATCAATTTCAACGGAGCAATTGCCTTTGACAAAACCGATGGAGAAGACGCGCTGGGAATGTATGGCGGGCCTGACATCCGGAGTTTTTTCATCGTTTATAATCATACCAGCAAAAACGAATGGGAAACCCCTTTTACCAACAATCATGTTGACGGCATTTTTCACGGCGATGATACCAATACCCCCGATGTTTTCAACAATATCTGGACACCGGCGATATCCAAAAACGGAGAAAACTACGTCGACGGAACCCGGACAGACCTGCTCAATCACGCCCGCCCCTCCACAATGGAAATTCATTCCCGCATCCTTCAGGCAAACGAGTCCGGCGCTTTTAACTATTTTGCAGGTATTGACCGCAACTTCGATGGAAGAGGAATGACAGGCAATATTGCAGAAGTAATTGCATTTAATGCTCCACTCAGTCTGCCCGAACGCCAGCGGGTGGAGACTTATCTGGCCATTCAATATGGCATCAGCCTTTCGCACAACTATTACGCCTCAGACTGGGACGGAAGTAGCGGAACAACCGTATGGAATGTGGGAGAAGGGTATGACTACCGCATAACGGGTATCGGAAAAGACTTTTATTCTGCCCTCGACCAGCGGCAGTCAAAAGGGCAAGGGCCGGTGGAAATCTATCACGGCAATGTCGGAGGCATATTTCCCGCCAGCAACCAGGAAAACCCCCATAGTTTTCCCGAAGATCGCAGTTTCCTGATTTGGGGAGACGATAACGGCAGCATCAATACACTGGGGAAAACCATTTACGGAGGAGAGAACAAAACCTTAAACCGCGTGTGGAAAGTGCAAAATACAGGCAATACCGGTTTGGTTACTGTGCGAATCGCAAAAAATGCCCTTCCCGCAAACGTTTCTGCCATCTATATCAATAACCAGCAAGAGACCACTTTTCCGGCTGGCCCCAATACAAAAGTTTATACATTGACCAGTGGCAGTGATTATCTCTCAACGCCGGTCATATTCAGCGATGGCGATATATTCACGTTTGGCGATGGAGAAGGCGAACTTTTTCCTGTCGAATGGCTAGACTTGCAAGTGATTCAGGACGGAGAAAATGCCTTGCTGCAATGGGTAACAGCGAGAGAGACCGAAAGTGAATACTTTTCTGTGGAAAGATCAACCGGAAGCGCAAATTTTACTGAAATTGGCCGAGTGGAAGCATCGGGAACAACTTCGGCGCTCAGCACTTACTGGTATTCCGACGAAGAAATTTTCAGGCTGCACGCCGAAGTCTTATATTATAGAATCAGGCAGATCAACCGCGATGGCACCTACGCCCTTAGCAATACGAAGGCACTTTATCCCCTTCAGACTGAACAGCCGCTCACCTTGCGTATTATTCCCAATCCGGCAGAAGATCACGCCATCCTAAATATTCAGACAATAAAAACCCAGTTGCTGCAAGCCGAAGTATTCACCGCGGGCGGGCAGCTGCTTTATCACTACCGAAAACCCGATCCCAAAAGTGAAGAAATTCTATCGCTGCCCGTACACCAGTGGGCTTCAGGCGTCTATCTTGTCAGAATTGACAATGGGTGGGATATTGTAACACAAAAATTACTAATCAGACCCCAAAAATAA
- a CDS encoding discoidin domain-containing protein yields the protein MKIPPFFQKKPAAFFAALTVFLVITGMVVPPRIFDYGLDTPQAVGTYLNNLFPSQTPSSSSSWTAVEAYPNLTFMDPVQLLEMPFSTKFMMVGKKGRLWTFEKNDTTTSSKTSILNIESKVITSGDAGFLGAAFHPEFGLPGSPNREYIYTYYRAYGPTVQGQLAYLILSRWNYNFATQVIDPLSEYILIRQYDRHEWHNGGGMFFGPDGFLYLSIGDEGGSYDQYNNGQKINEGLLAGALRIDVDMDPTRSHPIRRQPLNPATPPTGWPNSFSQGYFIPNDNPWQAPADSSVLEEFYAIGLRSPHRMTMDTVTGDIWVGDIGQGTREEVSLVPKGGNLQWPYREGNLDQSSVGSLKAKPNPLIGTEKFPVYDYPRSEGNCVIGGFVYRGSKWASVLGGKYIFGDHGQRKVWTLDYDPFTGTSQVNYLTTLPAFGTGDKNGISAFATDSTGEVYVLKLYGTNLDGGKIYKLVPQAVSPEPPALLSATGAFTDLINLTPSGGLLPYNVNSPLWSDAAHKQRWVAIPNDGTHNTAGEQVTFSENGNWRFPEGTVFVKHFEIPLDENNPSLVRRLETRFLIRQQGGGVYGVTYKWNKAGTEATLLTGADTIQYAITHSNGSVSNRVWSIPSRANCLSCHNDNAENVLGLRTHQLNGDLTYGSGVTDNQLRTWNHLGIFSNPVSEPNIPTYPKSVPISDNTATPEYRVRSYLDANCAHCHQPNGVGANFDARFSTPLNQQNLVNGSLQGSYGFTDDAVIKPKDLARSIMYIRDNSVDADAMPPLAKSVVDTAYISVLKDWILSLDPGCESAPVPDDQISLHFVSSEEPGAANAAQNAFDGNFSTFWHTQYTGGSPAHPHELQLDLGETLEITGFRYYPRQDGSQNGNIEDYEFFLSNDGTNWGSAVATGTFPSTSDEHAVDFSPQYARYVRLVALSEVNSNPWTSVAELDIMARMGDCSSPGGISSDLQLWLKGSTGISGTNTWEDQSGKGFDFSLGGGAPQHSPAALNYNDVLSFDKSGGDDYFTLTGNPDIRSFFIVYNHTSTAAWETPFTNNNGNGLFHGDDTGTPDVFNNTYTPTKSKNGENYVNGTLTNLLTHPRPASVQIHSRILQSNETGNYTWYLGRDRAFNGRGITGSIAEIVAFSSALTTPERQRVETYLAIQYGIPLSHDYYASDWDGSTGTIAWNTGSGYDNRITGIGRDTRSAIDQRQAKGTSSVEIFHGSNGGVFPASNAANTATFPDDRSFLIWGDDNGSVAALGKTLYSGADNGVNRIWKVQNTGNVGVVTLRIAKASLPANVTAIYRNSSGETNFPANPNTNVYSLIDGGTYLYTPIIFHDGDIFTFGDGTGVSFPVEWLDFTVTQDGENALLEWATARELNNDYFSVERTTDGMSFTEIGTIKGAGTTDLIQTYWHLDTDIYSHQSEKIYYRIRQVDYDGKYAYSNTVELNLSAPVKPLAINVFPNPATTEANLEIHTIRTRQLQVHVYNQSGQLLYHLRKPEPSTFEKANLPIHRWTSGIYYVTVNNGSETITEKLILR from the coding sequence ATGAAAATTCCCCCATTTTTTCAGAAAAAACCAGCCGCTTTTTTCGCTGCGCTTACTGTTTTTCTGGTAATCACCGGCATGGTCGTTCCTCCGCGTATTTTCGACTATGGGCTGGATACGCCCCAGGCAGTCGGAACATACCTCAACAACCTGTTTCCATCCCAGACGCCTTCGAGTTCGTCTTCATGGACAGCAGTAGAGGCCTATCCCAACCTCACCTTTATGGATCCGGTGCAATTGCTGGAAATGCCTTTTTCCACAAAGTTTATGATGGTAGGCAAAAAAGGCAGGCTATGGACATTCGAAAAAAACGATACCACCACCAGCAGCAAAACCTCGATCCTCAATATTGAGAGCAAGGTCATCACCTCCGGTGATGCGGGGTTTCTCGGCGCTGCCTTTCACCCTGAGTTTGGCCTGCCCGGCAGCCCCAACCGCGAATATATCTACACCTATTACCGCGCCTACGGCCCTACGGTGCAGGGTCAACTCGCCTACCTGATCCTCTCGCGCTGGAATTACAATTTTGCCACCCAGGTCATTGATCCTTTATCAGAATATATCCTCATCAGACAATACGACCGCCACGAGTGGCACAACGGAGGCGGCATGTTTTTTGGCCCCGACGGATTTCTTTACCTTTCGATAGGCGATGAAGGAGGATCCTATGATCAGTACAACAACGGCCAGAAAATCAACGAAGGCCTTCTGGCGGGTGCGCTTCGCATCGATGTGGACATGGATCCTACTCGCAGCCACCCGATACGCCGGCAGCCCCTAAACCCCGCTACGCCGCCGACAGGCTGGCCCAACAGCTTTTCACAGGGATATTTTATCCCCAATGACAACCCCTGGCAGGCGCCGGCGGATAGCTCTGTGCTGGAAGAATTTTATGCCATCGGCCTTCGAAGCCCGCACCGCATGACCATGGATACGGTCACCGGCGATATTTGGGTAGGCGATATCGGCCAGGGCACGCGCGAAGAAGTGAGTCTTGTACCCAAAGGCGGCAACCTTCAGTGGCCTTACCGCGAAGGAAATCTCGACCAAAGCTCCGTGGGCAGCCTTAAAGCAAAACCCAATCCACTGATTGGTACAGAAAAATTTCCCGTGTATGACTATCCGCGCAGTGAAGGAAATTGTGTCATCGGAGGTTTTGTTTATCGCGGCAGCAAATGGGCTTCGGTACTGGGGGGGAAATACATTTTTGGAGACCACGGACAGCGCAAAGTATGGACCCTCGACTACGACCCGTTTACAGGCACTTCTCAGGTCAATTACCTCACTACCCTTCCCGCTTTTGGCACCGGAGACAAAAACGGAATCTCTGCTTTTGCCACAGACTCTACCGGAGAAGTGTATGTGCTCAAACTCTATGGAACCAACCTCGACGGCGGGAAAATTTATAAACTCGTGCCGCAGGCAGTTTCGCCGGAGCCGCCGGCTTTGCTTTCCGCTACCGGAGCATTTACCGACCTCATCAACCTTACCCCTTCCGGAGGATTGCTCCCCTACAATGTCAATTCGCCCCTTTGGTCTGACGCCGCACACAAACAACGCTGGGTAGCTATTCCCAATGACGGTACGCACAATACGGCAGGCGAACAGGTTACTTTTTCAGAAAACGGAAACTGGCGATTTCCCGAAGGAACCGTTTTTGTCAAACATTTTGAAATTCCCCTCGATGAAAACAACCCCTCGCTGGTGCGAAGACTGGAAACGAGATTCCTCATCAGACAACAGGGAGGAGGCGTTTATGGTGTGACTTACAAATGGAACAAAGCAGGAACCGAAGCGACACTGCTGACCGGAGCAGATACGATCCAGTACGCCATTACCCACAGCAACGGATCAGTCAGCAACCGCGTATGGAGCATACCCAGCAGGGCAAACTGCCTTTCCTGCCACAACGACAACGCCGAAAATGTGCTGGGCCTTCGCACGCACCAGCTCAATGGAGACCTCACCTATGGCTCGGGCGTCACCGACAATCAGCTCCGCACATGGAACCATCTGGGCATTTTTTCCAATCCGGTCAGCGAACCGAATATTCCCACCTACCCCAAATCCGTTCCGATCAGCGACAACACCGCTACGCCTGAATATCGTGTGCGCTCCTATCTCGACGCCAATTGTGCCCATTGCCACCAGCCCAACGGAGTGGGCGCCAATTTCGATGCGCGGTTTTCCACCCCGCTCAATCAGCAAAACCTGGTAAATGGTTCGCTTCAGGGCAGCTATGGGTTTACAGACGATGCGGTGATCAAACCCAAAGACCTCGCCCGTTCTATCATGTATATAAGGGACAACAGCGTGGACGCAGACGCCATGCCCCCGCTTGCCAAAAGCGTGGTCGATACCGCCTATATCTCAGTTTTAAAAGACTGGATCCTCAGCCTCGATCCCGGCTGTGAATCAGCACCCGTACCCGACGACCAGATCAGCCTGCATTTTGTCAGCAGTGAAGAACCCGGCGCGGCCAATGCTGCACAAAACGCCTTTGACGGCAACTTCAGCACATTCTGGCATACGCAATATACCGGAGGCAGTCCCGCCCATCCGCACGAGTTGCAGCTCGATCTCGGCGAAACACTGGAAATCACCGGATTCCGGTATTATCCACGCCAGGACGGATCGCAAAATGGCAACATCGAAGACTACGAATTTTTTCTCAGCAATGACGGAACCAACTGGGGTTCAGCCGTTGCCACAGGCACATTCCCTTCCACCAGCGATGAACATGCCGTGGACTTCAGCCCCCAGTATGCCCGATATGTGCGGCTGGTAGCACTTTCAGAAGTAAACAGCAATCCGTGGACTTCGGTTGCAGAACTCGACATCATGGCCCGTATGGGCGATTGCAGCAGTCCGGGTGGCATTTCGTCAGACCTCCAACTCTGGCTCAAAGGAAGTACTGGTATTTCAGGCACCAACACCTGGGAAGATCAGAGCGGAAAAGGGTTTGACTTTTCGCTGGGAGGAGGAGCACCCCAGCATTCGCCCGCCGCACTGAATTACAACGACGTGCTGAGTTTCGACAAATCAGGCGGAGATGACTATTTTACCCTCACCGGAAACCCCGATATACGAAGTTTCTTTATCGTCTATAACCACACCTCCACCGCGGCCTGGGAAACCCCTTTCACCAACAATAACGGCAACGGCCTTTTTCACGGAGACGATACCGGTACTCCCGACGTATTCAACAATACCTATACCCCAACCAAATCCAAAAACGGAGAAAACTACGTCAACGGAACCCTGACCAATTTGCTTACCCATCCGCGTCCGGCTTCGGTACAAATCCACTCGCGTATTCTCCAGAGCAATGAAACAGGAAACTACACCTGGTATCTGGGGCGGGACCGAGCCTTCAACGGCAGAGGAATTACCGGCAGTATTGCAGAAATTGTCGCCTTCAGTTCGGCCCTCACCACCCCTGAACGCCAGCGTGTGGAAACCTACCTGGCCATCCAATACGGCATTCCGCTCTCCCACGACTATTACGCATCTGACTGGGACGGCAGTACAGGTACGATTGCATGGAACACCGGAAGCGGATACGACAACCGGATCACAGGCATAGGCAGAGATACGCGAAGCGCCATTGACCAGCGACAGGCAAAAGGAACCAGCAGTGTAGAAATATTTCATGGAAGCAACGGAGGTGTATTTCCCGCAAGCAACGCAGCCAACACAGCCACTTTTCCCGACGACCGCAGTTTCCTCATTTGGGGAGATGACAACGGGAGCGTAGCCGCATTGGGTAAAACTTTGTACAGCGGCGCCGACAACGGCGTAAACAGAATATGGAAAGTACAGAACACCGGCAACGTCGGCGTCGTTACCCTTCGTATAGCCAAAGCTTCCCTGCCCGCCAACGTTACGGCCATTTACCGCAACAGCAGTGGAGAGACCAATTTTCCCGCCAATCCCAACACAAATGTATATAGCCTCATTGACGGGGGAACGTACCTTTACACGCCCATCATTTTCCATGACGGAGATATTTTTACCTTCGGTGACGGTACAGGTGTTTCCTTTCCGGTCGAATGGCTGGACTTTACGGTAACCCAGGACGGTGAAAATGCCCTGCTCGAATGGGCGACTGCCAGAGAGTTGAACAATGACTATTTTTCCGTAGAAAGAACCACGGACGGAATGAGTTTTACAGAAATTGGAACCATCAAAGGCGCCGGCACAACCGATCTGATACAGACTTACTGGCACCTTGATACCGACATTTACAGCCACCAGTCCGAAAAAATTTATTACCGGATCAGACAGGTAGATTACGACGGGAAATACGCCTACAGCAATACGGTTGAACTCAATCTTTCGGCACCGGTAAAACCATTAGCTATCAATGTTTTTCCCAACCCGGCCACTACTGAAGCCAATCTGGAAATTCACACCATCCGCACCCGCCAGCTTCAGGTTCATGTCTATAACCAAAGTGGGCAGCTTCTGTATCACCTCCGCAAACCAGAGCCCTCCACATTTGAAAAAGCGAATTTACCTATACACCGCTGGACGTCAGGCATTTACTACGTAACCGTAAACAACGGAAGTGAAACCATTACCGAAAAACTGATTCTGCGGTAA